A section of the Leptospira noumeaensis genome encodes:
- a CDS encoding biotin/lipoyl-containing protein — protein MLDKNLKRIQFQESESAWIRSFTVESIKCLIVCRGPVRKETMDVFDAIGVKEYGILLSEKDSIVYPKALAPELRNFRFPENIHRVPDYMGAGKEEKEQRIRQIIGITKDNGYTHIFAGYGFMAEDAEFIEAIEKAGITFMGPSSHVAKGAGAKDEAKKLARSLNVSVTPGVDNITALALLRKTGNSKDGLLKVAKENNINFSFNEARALEDNAEDLLQLSYEKTIDITSIPDLQKESAILCEEIWKKYPGKRIRFKYIGGGGGKGQRVIGEKSEIDAAVMEILAESKVTAVGSNRNFLIELNIENTRHNEIQLIGNGEWSLSLGGRDCSLQMHEQKLLEISQTVELLQKEADLVRSSNAKKAAILDKDVQTLKDMEHQAEVFGKAIRLNSVSTFECIVEGNSFFFMEVNTRIQVEHRVTEMVYKMKFTNPNDPNDFFYIDSLVEAMAVLSIHGPRVPKPERIVRNVSGAEVRINATNRALQPHAGGIIQNWSNALPEEIRDDQGICTRNPDTGAFVHYNLAGAYDSNVALLVSYGTSRTENLEILGNILRKTELRGQNLETNLLVHYGLIQWILGKDAMFKPSTAFMISYLAGIGALQSIISDLDLEYLWTEKTKAADADLKKILNKKMTLVIRPMERLLANPHLLGGFLGYFDGKLWTRTGSGVTFNENPIQFLDSLYYYLNLDTTEEKPSSEKIWDHDASLLLEAKAFYSELSTRTGLSSWKDLSDALAKGKNPSKSLSEDLWNASVASHNGFQAGLETLLLLPKIGIKSNFFGLDVNADLDGVVPDEFKNKDTRDAFIKTLNPPPKMSGDEIVAPMGGMFYSKEAPNLPMLISEGEHFQAGQPLFIIEVMKMFNKILAPVSGTIVKNLMVDSDGKIVSKAQPIFKIKPDEILKEESPEEIRARKVKITKELGLG, from the coding sequence ATGTTAGATAAGAATTTAAAACGCATTCAGTTCCAAGAGTCCGAGTCCGCATGGATTCGTTCCTTTACTGTGGAATCAATCAAATGCCTCATCGTATGCCGTGGCCCTGTTCGTAAGGAAACCATGGATGTGTTTGATGCAATTGGTGTGAAAGAATATGGAATTTTATTATCTGAAAAAGATTCCATCGTTTATCCAAAAGCCCTGGCTCCGGAACTTCGTAACTTTCGATTCCCAGAAAACATCCACAGAGTTCCTGACTATATGGGTGCAGGAAAAGAAGAAAAAGAACAACGAATCCGCCAAATCATTGGAATCACTAAAGACAATGGATACACTCATATCTTTGCCGGTTACGGATTTATGGCAGAAGATGCTGAATTCATAGAAGCGATTGAAAAAGCTGGGATCACGTTTATGGGACCAAGCTCCCATGTGGCAAAAGGTGCTGGTGCCAAAGACGAAGCAAAAAAACTCGCAAGAAGTCTGAATGTATCGGTAACTCCGGGGGTTGATAACATCACTGCCCTTGCATTACTTCGTAAAACAGGTAATTCAAAAGACGGACTACTCAAAGTTGCTAAAGAAAATAACATAAACTTTTCTTTCAACGAGGCTCGTGCATTGGAAGACAATGCAGAAGATTTACTCCAACTTTCTTACGAAAAAACCATAGACATCACATCCATTCCAGACTTACAAAAAGAATCTGCCATCCTCTGTGAAGAGATTTGGAAAAAGTATCCTGGAAAACGAATCCGATTCAAATACATCGGTGGTGGTGGTGGAAAGGGACAACGTGTTATCGGTGAAAAATCCGAAATTGATGCTGCTGTTATGGAAATCCTAGCAGAATCAAAAGTCACTGCCGTTGGTTCCAACAGAAACTTCCTAATTGAACTTAACATTGAAAATACACGCCATAACGAAATCCAGCTCATCGGTAACGGAGAGTGGTCTTTGTCCCTTGGTGGTCGTGATTGTTCTTTGCAAATGCACGAACAAAAACTTTTGGAAATTTCGCAAACGGTTGAGTTGTTACAAAAGGAAGCCGACCTCGTTCGTTCTTCGAATGCCAAAAAAGCGGCCATCCTTGATAAAGATGTACAAACTTTAAAAGATATGGAACACCAAGCAGAAGTGTTTGGAAAGGCAATTCGCCTAAACTCTGTTTCTACTTTTGAGTGTATCGTTGAAGGAAATAGTTTCTTCTTTATGGAAGTAAACACAAGGATCCAGGTGGAACACCGGGTGACTGAGATGGTTTACAAAATGAAGTTCACCAATCCAAATGATCCGAATGATTTTTTCTATATTGATTCTCTTGTGGAAGCAATGGCCGTTCTTTCCATTCATGGACCAAGAGTTCCTAAGCCAGAACGTATTGTTCGCAATGTATCTGGTGCGGAAGTTCGGATCAATGCAACAAACCGTGCGCTCCAACCTCACGCAGGGGGAATCATCCAAAACTGGTCAAATGCACTTCCTGAAGAAATTCGAGATGACCAAGGGATTTGTACTCGTAACCCAGACACAGGTGCCTTTGTTCATTACAACCTAGCGGGTGCTTACGACTCAAACGTGGCTCTACTTGTTTCTTATGGAACTAGCAGAACAGAAAACCTAGAAATTTTAGGAAACATCCTTCGCAAAACAGAACTTAGGGGACAAAATCTCGAAACGAACTTACTTGTTCACTACGGACTCATCCAGTGGATTTTAGGTAAGGATGCGATGTTCAAACCATCCACTGCGTTTATGATTTCCTATTTGGCCGGGATTGGTGCCTTACAATCCATCATTAGTGATCTTGATTTAGAGTATCTATGGACGGAAAAAACTAAGGCCGCCGATGCTGACCTTAAAAAAATCCTAAACAAAAAGATGACTCTTGTCATTCGTCCTATGGAACGACTTCTTGCCAACCCACACCTTCTTGGTGGTTTCCTCGGATACTTTGACGGAAAACTTTGGACTCGGACTGGGTCAGGTGTGACTTTCAACGAAAACCCAATTCAATTTTTGGATTCTTTGTATTACTATTTGAATTTAGATACAACGGAAGAAAAACCAAGTTCTGAAAAAATTTGGGATCATGATGCAAGTTTACTTTTAGAAGCCAAAGCTTTTTATTCTGAACTTTCTACAAGAACTGGCCTTAGTTCTTGGAAAGATTTATCGGATGCATTGGCTAAAGGTAAAAATCCATCGAAATCTCTTTCTGAAGATCTTTGGAATGCCTCTGTTGCTAGCCATAATGGTTTCCAAGCGGGTCTTGAAACACTTTTACTTCTGCCTAAAATTGGTATCAAATCCAACTTCTTTGGTTTGGATGTGAATGCTGATTTGGACGGAGTGGTTCCTGATGAATTCAAAAACAAAGACACAAGAGATGCGTTTATCAAAACACTAAATCCTCCACCAAAAATGTCTGGGGATGAAATTGTGGCTCCTATGGGTGGAATGTTCTACTCAAAAGAAGCTCCTAATCTTCCTATGCTCATAAGTGAAGGGGAACATTTCCAAGCAGGACAACCTCTCTTTATCATCGAAGTGATGAAGATGTTTAACAAAATCCTTGCTCCTGTGAGTGGAACCATCGTAAAAAATCTAATGGTAGATTCAGATGGAAAAATTGTGTCAAAAGCACAACCTATCTTTAAAATCAAACCAGATGAAATTTTGAAGGAAGAATCTCCGGAAGAAATTCGAGCTAGAAAAGTAAAGATAACAAAAGAATTGGGTCTCGGTTAA
- a CDS encoding acyl-CoA carboxylase subunit beta, protein METKQYSLNNPFKETKAPETQTGIYDDALKLGKELIEKPFLGGGEDRIRVQHSKNRMTVWERIKVLTDEEPNITYQNWGPNLDGASIVTGILNIKGRDVAVYGHDFTLRAGSMDATNGSKLARLIQMAGTHGIPLIGMNDSAGAYVPAGVGGLDGYSEAFTALRKISGVVPSVMLMFGFNAGGGAYLPRQGSFMIQCDGTFFGLTGPGVVKSVLGEDISAEDLGGPKVHGQSGVVDLVTGDELGSLRTAIRLLSYLPDNNHSFAPFYPTSDPVDRFIYEEDILFRKTFNSPTGMNTPFDITLYLQQICDHGEFFELQPQRARNIVTAFGRIGGHVVGFLANNSAVSSGQIDIGASRKGTRFVRFCNLYNIPMVFVEDTTGFLPGRDQEHNGIVLEGRKLLDSIIDLRTPRLTLIIRNAFGGAYATFNSYFTGASMVFALPTARIAVMGPAGKEYVYKDEITSIQKEFLANVKKGMSDKEAASIRDAKLFEIGQRYEKELMNPKEALSLGSVSSIILPGYTRNVLSKNLSFLMSKYKPAEMSGPQREFE, encoded by the coding sequence ATGGAAACCAAGCAGTATTCCCTAAACAACCCGTTTAAAGAAACTAAGGCTCCGGAAACTCAAACCGGAATTTATGATGATGCTCTCAAACTAGGAAAGGAACTCATTGAGAAACCTTTCCTTGGAGGCGGGGAAGATAGAATCCGCGTCCAACACTCCAAAAACCGTATGACGGTTTGGGAGAGAATCAAAGTCCTTACTGACGAAGAACCTAATATCACCTACCAAAACTGGGGCCCCAATTTAGATGGAGCTTCGATTGTTACTGGAATTTTAAATATCAAAGGCCGTGATGTGGCGGTTTACGGACACGATTTTACCCTTCGTGCAGGTTCCATGGATGCAACGAACGGAAGTAAACTCGCTCGTCTCATCCAAATGGCGGGAACTCACGGGATCCCTCTCATTGGGATGAACGACTCTGCCGGTGCTTATGTTCCTGCCGGAGTGGGTGGACTCGACGGATATTCGGAAGCCTTTACCGCACTTCGCAAAATCAGCGGTGTGGTTCCTTCCGTCATGTTAATGTTTGGTTTTAACGCAGGTGGGGGAGCTTACCTCCCACGCCAAGGATCATTTATGATCCAATGTGATGGAACTTTCTTTGGTCTCACTGGCCCTGGTGTGGTAAAGTCCGTTCTTGGGGAAGATATTTCTGCTGAGGATTTGGGTGGGCCAAAAGTTCATGGTCAATCGGGAGTGGTTGACCTTGTCACTGGAGACGAGTTAGGATCACTACGAACTGCGATCCGTCTTCTTTCCTATTTGCCAGACAATAACCATAGTTTTGCGCCGTTTTATCCAACTTCAGATCCAGTGGATAGGTTCATTTACGAAGAAGACATTCTTTTTAGGAAAACTTTCAATTCCCCAACAGGAATGAACACTCCTTTTGACATCACACTGTATTTACAACAAATCTGTGACCATGGTGAGTTCTTTGAATTACAACCTCAAAGAGCAAGAAACATCGTTACTGCTTTTGGTCGTATCGGTGGTCATGTGGTGGGATTTCTTGCCAATAACTCTGCAGTATCCTCAGGCCAGATTGATATTGGAGCCTCACGCAAAGGAACTCGTTTTGTAAGATTCTGTAACTTATACAATATCCCTATGGTTTTTGTAGAAGATACAACTGGATTTTTACCAGGACGTGACCAAGAACATAATGGTATTGTTCTCGAAGGAAGAAAACTCCTCGATTCCATCATTGATCTAAGAACTCCAAGACTCACTCTTATCATTCGTAACGCATTTGGCGGTGCTTATGCAACATTTAACTCCTACTTTACTGGAGCATCGATGGTGTTTGCACTTCCTACGGCAAGGATTGCTGTTATGGGTCCTGCTGGAAAAGAGTATGTTTACAAAGACGAAATCACTAGTATCCAAAAAGAATTTTTGGCCAATGTGAAAAAAGGAATGAGCGATAAGGAAGCGGCTTCCATTCGTGATGCCAAACTTTTCGAAATCGGACAACGATACGAAAAAGAACTGATGAATCCAAAGGAAGCACTTTCCCTAGGTTCTGTTTCCTCCATCATTTTACCTGGATACACAAGAAATGTATTATCCAAAAACTTGAGTTTCCTCATGTCCAAATACAAACCGGCAGAAATGTCTGGTCCTCAAAGGGAGTTTGAATAA
- a CDS encoding STAS domain-containing protein, producing MNEDKIGIHSEAIGNKLVVYVQGNLDVHNTHKIEKDLMAVVGAAGKPVVFNLSDVPFISSAGLRLLVTTLRLCQEQKISISICGLQPAVEKVFDIIGMQQLFTIYPDLDSALN from the coding sequence ATGAACGAAGACAAAATTGGAATCCATTCGGAAGCAATTGGGAACAAGTTGGTTGTATATGTTCAAGGCAATTTGGACGTTCACAATACACACAAAATTGAAAAAGACTTAATGGCAGTAGTTGGTGCAGCTGGGAAACCGGTAGTTTTTAATTTGAGTGATGTTCCCTTTATTTCTTCTGCAGGACTTCGGTTGCTCGTCACAACACTACGCCTTTGCCAAGAGCAGAAAATAAGCATTTCTATCTGCGGATTACAACCTGCGGTAGAGAAAGTATTCGATATCATCGGTATGCAGCAGCTATTCACAATTTATCCTGATTTAGACTCTGCCCTGAATTAA
- a CDS encoding SpoIIE family protein phosphatase, whose protein sequence is MKPSVLPPIIRKNEEGGFYLSSSSELDDLYHFILGQAKRLVSAKSAAFYFRNERGNLSRFGLVNDKSTAGSIAKHVFKNRKSILIKKGSQLKDSIGPLSESYIACYVGDEIGDLALGVLVLEGIKHFQNFSEQDLDLINYFSANLNALFKDTVLSEAEPQFFNSLTTSILLLIDNANIHNNNNRLQYFLEEIIRVAVLINTSVDLEDVLVMVMESAKSVFRTEASSLLLLDDKKEYLVFHTVTGEKREEVSKIKVPVGQGIAGTVAVTKQPMIINDAQNDNRVFRDVDKASNFITRNILASPLIVGDEVIGVIEAINTIDRNNFSQDDIDTFLSFSSACAVAIQKTRLLENLNETNFELKQKLSTLESIFDLGQAVLESHDELGLMSKTLSILTKELSCEDAGMVIIEEKNKNRIQVYARQLGIVRESFFPMPESRLFLSLMESGNPRMAVVTPQLEESFLELESYTLKKNFLILPIAPRGGNLRAALYVSGKQSAHSFNETDLRMLKTLSSPLAKAYENLRLNQEIITKKSIEKEIEITRKIQNNILPNSLLQSPLFDLGVMSVAAKEVSGDFYDFHSFGDDQFSFLVADVSGKSLPAAIFMAMSSSIIRTLSRTTDLSPSELLFRANQLIYEDSQSGMFVTLFLVNYQRRTRTLKFASAGHNDQIWIRKDGSFELLKGKGAPLGVVPQTNYQGGEIQIEPGDILVFYTDGAIEEKNPEEEEYGLDRFVNFIIERRNESSEKIVEEVYDDIREFSRSDEQYDDFTVMILKFAEVSSFEISRTFRALPDEIPKLRDFISEHLEGKITKPFAFDDILISLDEAATNIVMHSYKGTELDHPSFECRLELIGDNLKVVLIDEGKPFDRKKVPKPSVEANVKGERKGGFGVYLMETLMDKVSYDFNGKQNITYLEKTIV, encoded by the coding sequence TTGAAACCAAGCGTTCTCCCGCCGATCATCCGAAAAAATGAAGAAGGTGGATTTTACCTCTCATCTTCTTCAGAATTGGATGACTTGTACCATTTTATTCTTGGTCAGGCAAAACGACTTGTATCTGCAAAATCGGCTGCATTTTATTTTCGAAATGAAAGAGGAAATTTAAGCCGTTTTGGACTGGTGAACGACAAATCCACTGCCGGATCCATCGCCAAACATGTTTTTAAAAATCGCAAAAGTATCCTCATCAAAAAGGGTTCTCAACTAAAGGATTCAATTGGCCCACTTTCCGAATCGTATATTGCGTGTTATGTGGGGGATGAAATTGGGGATTTAGCTCTTGGAGTTCTAGTTTTAGAGGGGATCAAACATTTCCAAAACTTTTCTGAACAGGATTTGGATCTAATCAATTATTTTAGTGCCAATTTAAATGCACTCTTTAAAGATACGGTTCTTTCAGAAGCGGAACCTCAGTTTTTTAATTCCCTAACCACTTCGATTTTACTTCTAATCGACAATGCTAACATTCATAATAACAACAACAGGCTTCAGTATTTTTTAGAAGAAATCATTCGGGTGGCAGTGCTCATCAATACAAGTGTCGATTTAGAAGATGTTCTTGTGATGGTTATGGAATCTGCAAAATCCGTGTTTCGTACAGAAGCCAGTTCCTTGCTTCTATTAGATGATAAAAAGGAGTATCTTGTTTTTCACACAGTTACTGGTGAAAAAAGAGAAGAAGTGTCTAAAATTAAGGTTCCCGTAGGACAGGGGATCGCCGGAACGGTTGCTGTCACCAAACAACCTATGATCATTAATGATGCCCAAAATGACAACCGGGTATTTCGGGATGTAGACAAAGCCTCCAATTTCATAACACGGAATATCCTAGCAAGTCCACTGATTGTGGGTGACGAAGTCATTGGTGTGATTGAAGCAATCAACACTATCGATAGAAATAATTTTAGCCAAGACGATATTGACACCTTCTTGTCTTTTTCTAGTGCTTGTGCTGTTGCCATCCAGAAAACGAGACTTCTCGAAAACCTAAATGAAACAAACTTTGAACTCAAACAAAAACTTAGTACTTTAGAATCTATTTTTGATTTAGGCCAAGCTGTATTAGAATCTCACGACGAACTGGGCCTTATGTCCAAAACTTTGAGTATCCTCACCAAAGAATTGTCATGTGAAGATGCTGGAATGGTCATCATTGAGGAAAAAAATAAAAATCGCATCCAGGTTTATGCCAGACAACTCGGAATTGTTCGAGAGTCATTTTTTCCCATGCCGGAGAGTCGTCTTTTCCTTAGCCTTATGGAATCGGGAAATCCTAGAATGGCAGTGGTGACTCCCCAACTCGAAGAATCTTTTTTGGAATTAGAGTCTTACACCTTAAAGAAAAACTTTCTGATTTTACCAATTGCCCCGCGCGGTGGAAACTTACGTGCTGCCCTTTATGTGAGTGGAAAACAATCGGCTCATTCTTTTAACGAAACAGATCTTCGGATGTTAAAAACTCTTTCTTCCCCTTTAGCCAAGGCTTATGAAAACCTACGTCTCAATCAGGAAATCATAACGAAGAAGTCGATTGAAAAAGAAATCGAAATTACTAGAAAAATTCAAAATAACATTTTACCTAATTCTTTGTTACAGTCTCCGCTCTTTGATTTGGGGGTGATGTCCGTTGCCGCCAAAGAAGTGTCAGGTGACTTTTATGATTTCCATTCTTTCGGAGATGATCAATTTTCATTTTTAGTGGCCGATGTGTCGGGAAAAAGTTTACCCGCTGCCATTTTTATGGCCATGTCTAGTTCCATCATTCGCACACTTTCTAGAACGACAGACCTTTCGCCTTCGGAACTTTTGTTTCGTGCCAACCAATTGATTTATGAAGATTCCCAATCCGGGATGTTTGTTACTTTATTCCTAGTCAATTACCAAAGACGGACTCGGACTTTGAAATTTGCTTCTGCGGGCCATAACGACCAAATTTGGATTCGTAAAGATGGTAGTTTTGAACTTCTCAAGGGAAAAGGGGCGCCTCTTGGAGTGGTTCCTCAAACCAATTACCAAGGTGGGGAAATCCAAATCGAACCAGGAGACATTTTGGTTTTTTACACAGATGGAGCCATCGAAGAAAAAAATCCGGAAGAAGAGGAATATGGCCTCGATCGTTTTGTTAATTTTATCATTGAACGAAGGAACGAATCTTCAGAGAAAATTGTGGAAGAAGTTTATGACGATATCCGGGAGTTTTCTCGTTCTGATGAACAATACGATGACTTCACTGTTATGATTCTCAAATTTGCCGAAGTATCTAGTTTTGAAATCTCTCGGACTTTTCGGGCTCTGCCAGACGAAATTCCGAAACTTCGTGATTTTATTTCTGAACATTTAGAAGGCAAAATCACAAAACCCTTTGCCTTTGATGATATTCTGATATCTTTGGATGAAGCGGCGACCAATATCGTCATGCATAGTTACAAAGGAACGGAACTAGACCATCCTAGTTTTGAATGTAGACTCGAACTCATAGGAGACAATCTAAAGGTTGTCCTCATCGATGAGGGGAAACCCTTTGACAGAAAAAAAGTTCCTAAACCTTCCGTGGAAGCCAATGTAAAAGGTGAACGAAAGGGCGGATTTGGCGTTTATCTAATGGAGACTCTCATGGACAAGGTGTCCTATGACTTCAACGGGAAACAAAACATAACCTATTTGGAGAAAACAATCGTATGA
- the def gene encoding peptide deformylase, with the protein MAVRKILKIGNPLLRQTSEDVTESEIQTKDFKKLIRDMFETMRHAEGVGLAAPQIGVMKKLVVVGQDDDNGRYPGTPEVPNQIILNPEITPLSPPGEGFWEGCLSVPGMRGYVERPDKIRMKWRDENFEEHEEIIEGYRAIVLQHECDHLFGVLYVDRLKSTKLFGYNEDIDTAGKLLD; encoded by the coding sequence ATGGCTGTTAGAAAAATCCTCAAGATTGGCAATCCCTTACTCCGTCAAACGAGCGAAGACGTTACTGAATCCGAAATCCAAACCAAGGATTTTAAAAAACTGATTCGAGATATGTTTGAAACCATGCGTCATGCAGAAGGTGTGGGTCTTGCTGCCCCTCAAATTGGTGTGATGAAAAAATTGGTCGTGGTTGGCCAAGACGATGACAACGGTAGGTACCCAGGAACTCCCGAAGTTCCCAACCAAATCATCCTAAATCCAGAAATTACTCCTCTTTCTCCTCCTGGCGAAGGGTTTTGGGAAGGTTGTCTTTCTGTACCTGGAATGCGTGGGTATGTGGAAAGGCCCGATAAAATACGGATGAAATGGCGAGATGAAAATTTCGAAGAACACGAAGAAATCATTGAAGGTTATCGTGCCATTGTATTACAACACGAGTGCGATCATTTATTCGGAGTTTTATATGTGGACCGCCTCAAAAGTACAAAATTATTCGGGTACAACGAAGACATTGATACTGCAGGTAAGTTGTTAGATTAA